A region from the Arthrobacter gengyunqii genome encodes:
- a CDS encoding metal-dependent hydrolase, producing MMGGHHAASGAAAWIAVASTAPHALGWYPVTPLGVVTGALLTAGAALLPDLDHHSGTIAHSLPPVTKILARITEQISGGHRRGTHSLLGLAVFVALSTALGKITADVPVFGSVAVGAGLLSVLLMGFALKALKIAGGPARSWLLALSLSAFIAVYAPENNDWLPVAVGLGVAVHILGDLLTHQGVMILWPLRIKRPRSFAGIPVLNKLWRSSGCMSLPLIGAAGSWREWALMVPVTVYAMYGVVHAAFLTLAQWASA from the coding sequence ATGATGGGTGGTCATCACGCAGCATCAGGCGCCGCAGCCTGGATTGCCGTCGCTTCAACCGCACCGCACGCCCTCGGCTGGTATCCGGTCACTCCGCTGGGAGTGGTCACCGGCGCACTGCTCACCGCCGGAGCAGCCCTGCTTCCGGACCTGGACCATCACAGCGGAACCATTGCCCATTCCCTGCCGCCGGTCACGAAGATCCTGGCCCGGATTACCGAACAGATCAGCGGCGGACACCGGCGCGGCACGCACTCCCTGCTGGGTCTCGCGGTGTTCGTGGCCCTGTCCACCGCCCTGGGCAAGATCACCGCTGATGTGCCGGTGTTCGGATCGGTCGCCGTGGGCGCCGGCCTGCTGTCAGTTCTGCTTATGGGGTTCGCCTTGAAGGCGCTGAAAATCGCCGGCGGTCCCGCCCGCAGCTGGTTGCTGGCCCTGTCCCTGTCCGCCTTCATTGCCGTCTACGCGCCGGAAAACAATGACTGGCTGCCCGTAGCCGTGGGACTGGGTGTGGCCGTGCACATCCTGGGGGATCTGCTGACCCATCAGGGCGTCATGATTCTGTGGCCCCTGCGGATCAAACGTCCCCGGTCATTCGCCGGCATTCCGGTGCTGAACAAGCTCTGGCGAAGCAGCGGCTGCATGTCACTGCCGCTGATCGGTGCTGCCGGGTCCTGGCGGGAATGGGCGCTGATGGTTCCGGTCACGGTGTATGCCATGTACGGAGTAGTCCATGCTGCCTTCCTGACCCTGGCCCAGTGGGCCTCGGCATGA